TTCCCTAGTTTCTCTTTTATCtaaatcttatttttatcctctctattttctctttctcttctcccaaattctcccaccttttcttttgtgtgattcttcctctatttatcttttctctctctctcccttccctctatttcatccccgctccctttctccctcgtgATATCTGCCACACtaacaaccctttttttcccctcagtcaTCTTCCTTGTGGGACTAGCCGATGTCTCCTTAGGCATCGAAGTCCACGAAGTCCTGTCATGTGCACCGAAGTCACGCTATTCTCCTGATCCGAAGTCCCTCTCCTTGGCCGGACATCGCAGTTACAGTTCCCCCGGAGACACGGCCGTTTGAAGTTAACGTTCTACGTCATGGGCCACTTTttgccttcttcttcctcttctgcgcCTGTTTATGGGCAGCGAATAACATTTCTCCTCCTTGGCACCCCAGGTCACAATTCGCACATGAGCAAGTGCATCCTCCTGTCGATAAGTTCCTTTAGCTGCCCCAGCAGGATTCCCCAGCGCATGCCACAGGACCAGGGCAAGCTTAGTTCCTCTTGCTGCTGGAGGAAAAGCTCAATGCCCACGGTGCTCACAAGCCCTAGGAAAACACAAATCCCTGTTATTGACTTCGCCAGACAGACGCGCGATTCGGGGTCACTCACTGGGTTTTGAAAGAACCTCATATCACTCTCCTCAAACCTCACCACGACCACCACGCCTCATGACCCTTCAGTCACCACAAGTATGATTCACCTCAGCCCTTACAAACAGGGTTCCTTCCCAGCCGACAGCCGCCACCCCCAATATCCCTGGTCTCCCTCGAGTCACCACGATCACGTCCCTTTCAGCCTTTACAGTTTTTGGCGTTTTCTCTTCATATCGAACGGCAGACCCACTATCGCAACCTTTTTCACACATCGCGGGCACCAAATCACCACGAGCAAGGCACACAAATCACTACAATCACCAATTATCACCACAAATCACGGCACCGCAATCACACGATCATTGCACCATGATTACCACACATCACGGGCACCGAAATCCCcgatcactatcaccatcatcatcatcaacgtcacaGAAGATCCGCTGTCCAAACTATGACCTTGTGGGATTTTTGCTCCACATGCTGGTTAATTTTAGCCTGGTAGTGCCTCCTTTCCGGTTTTGACTGCCTCTCGtgctttctctctccgttttttgtttttctctttgttactttctctgtcttctgtctgtctgtttcgtccTGTTTGTTTACCTGTCTTCTGCCGTAtgatctttcgctctctctctctcatctctctcctctctctctctcatctctcatcttctcgtctctctctctctctcctcttcgtctctactcttctcctctctctctctctctcacccatcccGTATTTAGACAAATCCTAAATCCTAATACTAATGACACTAACTGCCAacctgaataaaataataaaaaatgataaatatagataaaaaataacgaatcaataaaataaaacaaaacaaaaacgcatcGAAAAGNNNNNNNNNNNNNNNNNNNNNNNNNNNNNNNNNNNNNNNNNNNNNNNNNNNNNNNNNNNNNNNNNNNNNNNNNNNNNNNNNNNNNNNNNNNNNNNNNNNNCTTTTTCACTCAAAAACCGATGCCCAGAAAGCTGCGATAGTTGTTATTAATCCAAGTCCAACTTTTGTTCACGATGCGGCCTCCGACCCAAAAGCCCGCATGGTCTGTGGAaactgaaataaatagataaatagatatgaataaaaattgataataacaatagaaatagataaatagatatgaataaaaattgataataacaatagaaatagataaacagatatgaataaaaattgataataacaatagaaatagataaagatagtacaaaaaataataacaataaataaatagatgaataaataaaataaaaccagagGATGGATGGgatagaatatgataatatagacataaaatcagataaattaaatgaaaggggaaaaagagagatggattgaaagataaatagatagatacagagagaaatttaatataaagatagatatagatctatacagataaacacacacacacaaacacaacacacacacacacacacacacacacacacacacacacacacacacacacacacacacacacacacacacacacacacacacaccacacaacacaaacacacaacacacaaacacacacacacacacacacacacacatacacacacacaaacacacacacacacacacacacacacacacacaaacacacacacacacacacacacacacacatatacacacatatacatttttttcaaatatataatgagagagagagagagaagagaagagaagagaagagaagaaaagaaaagaaaagaaaagaaaagaaaagaaaagaaaagaaaagaaaaaaaaaaagaagaagaaagaaaagaaaagaaaagaaaagaaaagaaaagagaagagaagagaagagaagagaagagaagagaagagaagagagagagaatgagatggacagacctagatagacagacagacagatagatagacggacagagagataaatggataaacagacaaatagatatataaatcgacatatagataaatatatgaacgtatagatagaaagacagatagacagacagacaaacagatagataaatagacatgttACTAGACTGctagctaggtagatagatagatagatagatagatagatagatagatagatagatatatatatatagatagatagatagatagatagatagatagatagatagatagatagagagagagagagagagagagagagagagagagagagagagactgagagagaagactgagagagagagagagagaagagagagagagagagagagagagagagagagagagagagagagagagagagggagagagagagagagagatagatagatagacagagagagagagagacagagagagagacagagacagagagatacagacagagagagagacagacagaaacagagacagacagagagacagagacagagagaataatacTTACGATTCTGAAAGTGGCTAGCGACTGTGGCGAATTCGTTGGCCGAGGAAAACGTCAAGAGATCTCCGCCAAGATTTCTGCAATATTGCCTCGCAACGTCCCACGATCTCTGTGAGAAAACGGGTCAGCGTCAGGGGATTTGAGGGGATGACTTAACTATTTGTTCTTTTTCgatgcgttttttgttttgttttattttattgatttgtttatttctttatctattatttatctatttgttattattttatttcaggtTGGCATTAGTGTCATTAGTATTAGGATTTTAGGATTTGTATAAATACtggatgggtgagagagagagagagagagagagagagagagagagagagagagagagagagagagagagagagagagagagagagagagagaaagagagagagaaagcgaaagataatacgacagacaggtaaacaaacagacgaacagacagacagacagacagagaaagtaacaaagagaaaaacataaacaagGAGAAAGCACGAGAGGCCGTCAAAACCTGAAAGGAGGCACCTACCAGGCTAAAATTAACCAGCATGTGGAGGCATAAATTTCCCACAAGGTCATAATTCTTGGGACAGCGGATCTCTGTCACgttgtattgatgatgatggtgattgtgatcgTGGGGATTGCGGTGCCCGTGATTGTGGTAATCATGGTACCCTTGATCGTGGTGATTGCGGTGCCCGTGATTGTGGTGATCATGGTGATTGTAGTGATTGTGGTGCCCTTGACCGTGGTGATTTTGGTGCCCGCGATTGTGGTGAAAAAGGTTGCGATAGTGGGAGTCGGCGTCGATATGGAAGAGAAAACGCCAAAACTGGTAAGGACTGAAAGGGGGACCGTGATCGTGGTGGCTCGAGGGAGACCAGGGATAGTGGGGGTGGCGGCTGTCGTGCTGGGAAGGACCCTGTTTGTAAGGGTGAGGTGAATCATACTTGTGGTGACTGAAGGGTTCATGAGCGTGGTGGTCGTGGTAAGGGGAGTGATATGAGGGTTCGTCAAACCCATGTGGTGACCCCGAATAGCCGCGTCTGTCTGGCAGTAAGTCAATAACATGGGATTTGTGTTTTCCTAGGGCCTTGTGAGCACCGTGGGCATCTGAGCCTTTTCCTCCCAGCAGCAAGAGAGAACTGAGCTTGCCCTGGCCTGTGGCATTGCGCTGGGGAACTCCTGCTGGGGTACCTGAAGTAATCCTATCGACAGGAGGATGCACTTGCTCATGTTGCGAATTGTGACCCGGGTGCCAAGGAGGAGAAATGTTAATTCGCTGCCCATAAACAGgcgcagaagaggaagaagaactgCCCAAGTGCCCATGACTCGTAGAACCGTAACTTAAACGGCCGTGTTCTCCGGGGGAACTGTAACTGCGATGTCCACGCCAAGGAGAGGGACTTCGGATGCCAGGAGAATAGCCGTGACTTCGGTGCCCATGCCCAGGGACTTCGTGACTTCGATGCCAAGGGAGGACATCGGCTGTCCCCTCAAGGCAGATGACTGAGGGCAAAAAAAGGGTTGTTAGTGTGGCAGATATcacgagggagaaagggaacggggaagaaatagagggaagggagagagagagaaaagataaatagaggaagaatcacacaaaagaaaaggtgggagaaatttgggagaagagaaagagaaatagagaggaagaaaaataagatttagATAAAAGAGAACTAGGAAGAATCCAGTAAAAGAAAGGggtaagaaatgaagaaatattgAAGAATTGGCatcaatagaaatagaaaaaaaaatatatatatatataagagaaaaaaaaaataagaaaagagaaataaggaagaacccgaaaaaaagaagaagggaagaaacaaaaaagaaacaaaatagagaaaagagaaataatgaaaatcggaaaaaaagaatgaaagaagaaccagaaaaaaagtaatagggaagaacagaaggaaacgaaacaaagacataaataagaaaaattatattaacctTAACTGGATTTATTGCCTTGTAAAGAACtgagaaaaaacacataaatttgAAGGACTTATTCtataaattcaaaaacaaaatataaaaaaaagtttattaagtAAGAAGCCTACAGTTGCCAATAAATAGTTaggaataatttgtaataattgatgatatctCTATATGAATAATTCATAATTTTCTAATATAGCCGAGATGTCTGCACTAATATTGATCATATAaagaatagattttaaaaaatacataataccatATATAGCAATATGAGTGTCTAATggcaaataaaatagaataaaagaaaagaaaagaaatgaagaagaaaagtatgtgtgtgtgtgtgtgtgtgtgtgtgtgtgtgtgtgttgtgtgtgtgtgtgtgtgtgtgtgtgtgtgtaaattaccagaaaaaatattaaattgacAATTAAGTAAAATGTaactgtttaaaagaaaaaagaaataaataaaataaacttaacgaaaaaaatgaacaacgaataaagaagaagaagaagaagaatatttccGTTTTATCGCAACTTGAAAACAAATGACATACGATGCCCTGTGATGAGCGCCCTTCACAGCAGTCGATAACGACACAGGACCAATGATAACAGTATTTGATTAGATAATTGACAACACTCGCATGCACACAAACTCTAgggaataaacattaaaaaaaaaaaaaaaaaaaaaaaaaaatatatatatatatatatatatatatatatatatatatatatatatatatatatatatatatataaaggacgtATGTGTGTCCGGCAACGAggatacacacatattaatttttttttctctctatccct
The genomic region above belongs to Penaeus monodon isolate SGIC_2016 chromosome 16, NSTDA_Pmon_1, whole genome shotgun sequence and contains:
- the LOC119582920 gene encoding cation channel sperm-associated protein 1-like, with the translated sequence MRVIVPVILAVICLEGTADVLPWHRSHEVPGHGHRSHGYSPGIRSPSPWRGHRSYSSPGEHGRLSYGSTSHGHLGSSSSSSAPVYGQRINISPPWHPGHNSQHEQVHPPVDRITSGTPAGVPQRNATGQGKLSSLLLLGGKGSDAHGAHKALGKHKSHVIDLLPDRRGYSGSPHGFDEPSYHSPYHDHHAHEPFSHHKYDSPHPYKQGPSQHDSRHPHYPWSPSSHHDHGPPFSPYQFWRFLFHIDADSHYRNLFHHNRGHQNHHGQGHHNHYNHHDHHNHGHRNHHDQGYHDYHNHGHRNPHDHNHHHHQYNVTEIRCPKNYDLVGNLCLHMLVNFSLRSWDVARQYCRNLGGDLLTFSSANEFATVASHFQNLSTDHAGFWVGGRIVNKSWTWINNNYRSFLGIGF